In Beutenbergia cavernae DSM 12333, the DNA window GTCGGCGTCCTCGGTCTCCACCTCGTAGCCCTCGTCCTCCAGGATCGCCGCCCACAGGTGCGAGACGGCGATGCCCTCGTCCCAGCCGGCGGGGATGCCGATCGAGACGGAGGTCTCGTCGCCGGCCGGCGTCTCGGCGCCGCCGTCCTCGCCGCCGTCGTCGCCCGAGGCGCAGGCGGTGAGGGCGAGAGCGAGGGCCGCGGCGCCGGCCGCGGCTGCGGTCAGCTTGCGAGTCGTTCGGGTGATGCGCATGTGTCCTTTCCTGGGCCGGCGCTCGGACCGCGCCGACCGGTGATCGGGTGGTGTGTGCTCACGCCCGAGAGGCCTTGGCGGCCCTCGCGACGGGTGAGCGTTCCCCGAGACCCGCAGTCACGCGGTCGAGGAAGATGGCGAGGATCACGACGGCGAGCCCGGCCTCGAAGCCGGGGCCGATCCGCACGCGCTGGAGCGCGCTCACGACGTCGTTCCCGAGACCGCCCGCGCCGACCAGGCCGGCGACGACGACCATCGACAGCGCGAGCATGATGACCTGGTTGACGCCGGCCATGATGGTCGGCATCGCCAGCGGGATCTGGATCTGCCGCAGGATGCGGCCGCGCGAGGAGCCGAACGCCTCCCCGGCCTCGACGACCTCGCTGTCGACCTGCCGGATGCCGAGCTCCGTGAACCGCACCCCGGGCGCGATCGCGAAGATCACCGTCGCGACGATGCCCGGCACGGCACCGGTGAGGAAGATGATGACCGTCGGGATGAGGTAGACGAACGCGGGCAGCGTCTGCAGGAAGTCCATCACCGGGCGCAGGATCCGGGAGACCGTCGCGTTGCGGGCCGCCCAGATGCCGAGCGGGATGCCG includes these proteins:
- a CDS encoding ABC transporter permease — translated: MNDPVVRIPVGEWADAFISWLTSTFSWLFQLVKTVLEGAYDFLANALGAPPFYVVAVILVAIAFLARGWKLAAGSAVGLFVIYGMGLWSSAMDTLALVLLASFIALAIGIPLGIWAARNATVSRILRPVMDFLQTLPAFVYLIPTVIIFLTGAVPGIVATVIFAIAPGVRFTELGIRQVDSEVVEAGEAFGSSRGRILRQIQIPLAMPTIMAGVNQVIMLALSMVVVAGLVGAGGLGNDVVSALQRVRIGPGFEAGLAVVILAIFLDRVTAGLGERSPVARAAKASRA